The genome window CTGCTGATCAGTTTGTTCAATATCTCATGTCAGGCCTGACACAGGGCAGTATCTACGCCCTGATAGGGCTTGGTTTCACCATTATCTATTCCGTCACACAGATTATCAATTTCGCCCAGGGTGAGTTTGTCATGCTGGGCGGCATGCTATCATATGTACTGGCAGTTGAAGCAGGTCTACCTGTTCCCTTAGCCTTAATAATCGCGATACTGATAGCAGCTGGAGTCGGCGCCCTCATGTATATACTGGCGATACGAACGGCGCGGCGGGCATCTGTAATAAGCCTTATTATCATCACGATCGGGGCAGCGATCTTCATAAGGGGTATCGCAGGCAACCAGTTCGGCGTGAATGCCGTGAGCCCTTCTCCTTTCACCGGCCGCGGATCGATTTCATTCCTCGGCGCTTACATAGAACCACAGGCACTCTGGATAATCGGAATCACCTTCCTGGTAACAATACTGCTGTATTTGTTCCTTTCACACACCATGGTTGGGAAAGCGCTGCGGGCCTGCGCCGTTAATCCTGAGGCTGCCAGCCTGGTCGGCATCAATACTAAAGCCATGGCGCTTATCGCCTTCATAATCGCCGCAGCCATAGGCGGCATCGGCGGAGTAGTGATAGCCCCAATGGCGATGGCCAGCTATGGCATGGGCGTCATGCTGGGGCTTAAAGGCTTCGTCGCCGCAGCCGTAGGCGGATTCATGAGCCCGATCGCCACAGTTATCGGCGGCATAATGCTGGGCATCATCGAGAGCCTGGCCGTCGGCTTTAACTGGGGCCCGTTCACCTCTGCCTATAAAGACGTTATCGCGCTGGTAGTACTGCTACTGATACTGCTGATACGGTCGGGGAAACTGGCGGCAGCGGAGAGGGCGGCATGATACTGGCCTGGGCAAAGAAAAAATGGAGCTGGCTCGCGGTTGCTGCGCTGATAATATTTCTTGCGCTGGTTCCCTTCAAATGGTTCCTCGGCCAGTACACCAGCATAATGATATTCGTCGGCATCAGCACCATGATCACGGTGGGACTGTGCATGCTCATGGGTTACACGGGACAGGTATCACTGGGCCAGGCTGCTTTTTATGGCCTGGGCGCTTATTTCTCGGCCGTTCTTAGCAAGACCCACGGCCTGAATCCCTGGCTTGCTATGGTAATAGCCGCCATAGCTACCGGCACATTTGCCTACATAATAGGCTATCCCATCTTCAGGCTGCGCGGCAACTACCTGGCGATGGCCACACTGGGCATAGGCCTTATCATGTGGACCCTTTTCAACCAGATGGTGCAATTCACCGGCGGCCCCGACGGCATGTCCGGTATTCCCTATCTATCCATCGGCGGATTCTCTTTTGACACCAGCTTCAAGCGTTATTTTCTCGTCTGGTTCTTCTGTCTTGCCATTCTTTTTCTCTCCCAGAATATCGTCAGGTCACGCACCGGCAGAGCATTGCGGGCAATCCACGGCAACGAGGCCGCTGCCGAGTCGCTGGGCATAAATGTGACCCAGTTTAAAGTCAAGATTTTTGTGCTAAGTGCAGTCTACGCCTCCCT of Dehalococcoidia bacterium contains these proteins:
- a CDS encoding branched-chain amino acid ABC transporter permease, encoding MSADQFVQYLMSGLTQGSIYALIGLGFTIIYSVTQIINFAQGEFVMLGGMLSYVLAVEAGLPVPLALIIAILIAAGVGALMYILAIRTARRASVISLIIITIGAAIFIRGIAGNQFGVNAVSPSPFTGRGSISFLGAYIEPQALWIIGITFLVTILLYLFLSHTMVGKALRACAVNPEAASLVGINTKAMALIAFIIAAAIGGIGGVVIAPMAMASYGMGVMLGLKGFVAAAVGGFMSPIATVIGGIMLGIIESLAVGFNWGPFTSAYKDVIALVVLLLILLIRSGKLAAAERAA
- a CDS encoding branched-chain amino acid ABC transporter permease → MILAWAKKKWSWLAVAALIIFLALVPFKWFLGQYTSIMIFVGISTMITVGLCMLMGYTGQVSLGQAAFYGLGAYFSAVLSKTHGLNPWLAMVIAAIATGTFAYIIGYPIFRLRGNYLAMATLGIGLIMWTLFNQMVQFTGGPDGMSGIPYLSIGGFSFDTSFKRYFLVWFFCLAILFLSQNIVRSRTGRALRAIHGNEAAAESLGINVTQFKVKIFVLSAVYASLAGSLFAHHLRHVSPQSFDFLASVKLVVMAVIGGLASIWGAIFGAGTTRFLSDEVLLGFNKFPQLDIIIYGLILMLVMILMPEGLFVAIKSGTTWLKINWRDLP